Genomic segment of Nitrosopumilaceae archaeon AB1(1):
TTGGGATGGTGCAAAATCTGTAAACATGTTACTTGATACAACTAGTAAATACTATTCGGACTTGGTAAAAATGTCACAAGGGGAAACATTGACTGTGTTTCTTACCAAACGTTTTCAAAGAATTGGTAAAATCACTGCCCAAAATTTATCTGAGTTTGCCGGTTTTAAACCAGAGAAACGTGTGGGTACTTTGACCAATCAGGATATAGTACAATTCTGTAATGCTCTGCAAAAATTTAATTTTCTCCCACCAGATCCTACGTGTCTTGCACCACTTGGAGAGGATTCACTAAACGTTGGCATAAACAAATTTTTCAAACCAGATTTTTCTACCGTGATACAGAGAAATGCATCAGCATACTCTGGATTTCCATTTGTTATCGAGATTGGTATAGCATACGGTGGTGATATCCCACATGATGGAATAAAATTATTTAGATTTGCAAATAGAATTCCATTATTATATGATGAAGGTAGTGATGTTGTGTCCAAAGTAATCTCTGATATCGATTGGACTCGATATAAAATCAAAGGAGAGGCCCCTATGGTAATTGTATCTCATATATGCTCTACACGTGTGCCGTACAAAACTGTAGGAAAAGAAAATGTTGCCGATCGTCCTGAGATTGAACGTGAAATTAAATTAGCACTACAATTTTTATCTCGTAAAATGGCATCCTATATGTCCAAGCGCGGCAGAGCTGATATGGTTAAAAAACGTGTTAATCTATATCAAAAATACTTACCCTTGATTTCACAATTTTGTACTGAACTGGCAGGAGTGAAAAAAGAACCAAATTATAAAAATATGCTTGAACTAGTAGCAAGGGAGGCAAATCATGACACTGAAAAAACGTCTGAATAAAAAAACTAAAAAATCTTTGCAAAATCAGCACACTGATTTACTCAAAATGTTGCATGATCAAGGTAAAATAATTTATGATGCTCTGAATGAAAATAAATTCCCCTCATTTTCCATTCCTAGTAAATCTACTCGTAACATCATATATGATCCTGAACTGCGTCAATACATCCTTGGTAATACTGCATCACTTCGTAGTTCTAAAAATACATCACAAGTGAGATCCTTTACCCAACTAGTTTGGCTTGCATTTTTTGCAAATCGACTTACGCAGGAAAAAAAGTCATCTACACTTCGTGACGTGTATTATTCTTCACAAGCTTTTGCTGTAGATTTTGAAAATCAGGCAGAATCGGATAATATAATTGTGGATTTGGAAGCTGTATTATCCAAACCTCGTGAAACATTTCACGTTTTTCCTGAAGAACGTAGTAGTATTTTCGGTGATCTTGACATAGAGTATACCGTTCCAGGATATGAGGGTAAGAAGATGAATCTCTCAAATCATCCTGATGGATATGCCATAGGCCCAAGCCTTACTACATCTGAATTTGTAGATTCTAGCGCAGATATTGTGATCGCAGTGGAGAAGGGTGGTCTTTTCACTAGATTCATTGAGGAACAAGTCGATAAGAAATTTAAGGCCATTATTGTGGATACCGGCGGTCAGGCTGCGCGTTCTACTAGAACTCTTTTGAAACGATTACACGATGAACTGAGTCTACCTGTAATTATTCTCACTGACGGTGATGTCTATGGTGAACATATTGCTATGGTGATTAAATCTGGATCTGCAAATGCTGCTCATTTACGTGAGCTCACTGTGCCTGATGCCAAATGGGTAGGTGTGTGGGCAACTGATATTGAAAAATTCAAACTTCCAACTATACCTATGACTGATTCAGATATTAAACGATGTCGTGATCTCAAAAAAGATCCACGTTACCAAAAAGGTATATGGAAAAAAGAATTAGATGTATTTTTAAAATTGAAACGTAAAGCTGAATTAGAAGCATTCTCAAAGTATGGTCTTACAAATATTACTGATAAATATCTTCCTCATAAAATAGAAATATCTAAAACACTCTAAGATTTCATTGTTTTAATTCGTAATGTCAAAACACCATTTCTATATTTAAAATCACCAATTTCCATTTGTTTAGCATTCTCAATTGTCAATTCTTTTGAAAAATTTCCCGAACCTCTGATGTATAAAACACCCTCTATCAATCTGACCATTATTTTATCTTCTGGCCCTGGAATTTCCGCAACAAACACAATTCCATCTTCACTTTTTATGAGATCATATACCCAACTTTTAGTTTCTTGATTTGTTTTTTTGTATTTGGCCTTTTTACTGAGTATCATTTTTTTCACTGTTCTATTCCAGTAAAATATTGTGATTGCTGTTGCTCCAATTAAAAAGAAACTGACAAAACCAATACCCGATCTTTGAGTCATTATGTATACTATTCCTAGTAGAATAATCATAGCTATTGGCACTATAAAATTGAGAGATTTTTCATCAGAGTATGTATTTTCGTAGTTTGACACAAGTTTAAGTCAAATTTGACCAAATATAATATGTGCTGTTATTCGGATAAATTATCTAATAACTGATACATCTATATGATTTTATCCCATTTCCTTTAAATTATTAATGGGTAGTAAAAAATTAACATATGCAAAGTGTAGAATCTGTACAAAAAAGTAAAAAAATATTTGCTCCGGTAAGCGAGGCGGCAATTACTAGAGCGATCGCCGATGAATTTCATTCCGTACTTGTGGACAGAGCCGAGTCTGATATTATTATAATTGGTGCAGGACCTGCAGGTCTGACCGCTGGTAAAGATTTATCCAATATGGGATTTCGTGTCTTAATAATTGAGCAGAATAACTATCTTGGTGGTGGTTATTGGTTGGGTGGCTATATGATGAATCCTGTTACCGTGAGAGATCCTGCACAAAAAATATGGGACGAACTAGGTATTCCTTACAAAAAAGTTTCAGAGGGATTATATCTTACACCTGGACCTCATGCCGTATCTAAATTAATTGCTGGTGCGTGTGACGCCGGTGTTAAATTTCTGAATCTTACAAAATTCGATGATCTAATTCTCAAGCATGGGCGAGTTGCCGGTGTTGTTGTAAATTGGATGCCTGTATCTGCATTACCTCGAAATATTACATGTGTTGATCCTATCTCACTTGAATCAAAGATGGTAATTGATGCATCAGGACATGATTCTGTAGCAGTAAAACGTCTTGTGGATCGTAAACTTGTTGAATGGAAAGGTATGAATCCTATGTATGTAGATGAAGGAGAAGAACACGTGGTAGAGAAAACTGGTGAAATTTACCCCGGTTTGGTAATATCAGGTATGTCTGTGACTGAAACTCATGGTCTTGCAAGAATGGGTCCTACATTTGGCTCCATGCTATTTTCAGGTAAAAGAGCTGCTGAAATCACGGCTGAAAAGATCAAGGAATTTGATCTTGGCAAGCCTTATGCCTAATATCAGTGAATTATTTCTATATGATGAACCAAATATACCAGAATTAAATCTGCCACATTTATCTCAATTTATTAATGATATATTTAAGATTAAACCGATAATTCGTGATAGCATCATAAATTATTTAGATAGTGATGATCAAAATGAAATTACTAGGCAACAAATTACTAATTTGTATAGACCTTTATCTGAACAATCAACATCTACCAAGGACGATACATTACCAATATTTTATGATGGGTTTGCAATACAACAACTCCTCGGTAACATACTTTTAACTAATAACGATATTTTTCATCTCATATTCACGAATTTACTTGTTGGAACATATGATTATACAGATTATCGATATCATGCACGTGCAGTTATTTGCTCAAACCCTTCTGTAATTTCCACTACTGGTATAGTGATGGCACCTGCAAGACCACGTGAATATTATATGGAAAAACAATCATCTTCAGATTCATCTAGTTTGAATAACTTGGAGGCAAAGTATAAAGATTCATGTATACAATATCATGATGCTAGATTATCAACCATAGTATGTGGTTATGCAGCACAATCTATTTTTTATTATATCACTGGTGAATCTTTTTGCTCTGATCTCGATTGTATTTTACATAATGCTCATTGGCAAAAAGATTTAATCTACACACAGTTAGAATGTGGCAAATTATGTGTGAAGCACAATTCGATTCTCAAGATGTCTGTAAATTAATTTTCTGCTAAATACTTATCGGCGTCAATACCTGCCATACATCCGAATCCTGCAGCAGTTACTGCCTGTCTATACGAATGATCATGTACATCGCCGGCTGCGAATACACCTGAAATGTTTGTTCTTGTACCGTCACAAATGATATAGCCATTATCATCACATGATATATGATCTTTGAATACCGATGAATTCGGATCATGCCCTATTGCCACAAAAACTCCACCTACCTCCAATTTGCTTTCCTGTTTAGTAATCAAATCTTTCAGATAGATATTATTCACTTTACCGTCCCCTGTTATTTTTGAAACAGATCTGTTCCAATGAAATTTAATCTTTGGATCATTAATGGCCCGTTCTTGCATTACTTTACTTGCACGTAATTTATCTCTGCGATGAATTATGTGCACTGTTGATGCAAATTTCGTTAAAAATGTGGCCTCCTCCATTGCAGAATCTCCACCGCCCACAACTGCCAATTCCAATCCTTTGAAGAATGGCCCATCGCACGTGGCACAATATGAAACTCCTTTACCTGAAAATTCTTCTTCCCCCTCAACATTAATTTTACGTGGACTTGCACCTGTACAAATTATCACAACTTTGGCTTGATATTCTTTACTGGCACAAAAAATCTTAAACGGTTTATTTTTTAGATCAACTCTTACCACTTCATCATAAATAATTTTAGCACCTACTCTTTCTACTTGTTTTTTCATCTCCTCCATCAACATTGGCCCTAGAATCCCATTTTCAAACCCTGGATAATTTTCTACCTCTGTTGTATTTACCAACTGCCCGCCTGGTAGAATTCCTGATATTATTACTGTGCTGCGTCTGGCCCTTGAGGTGTATATTCCTGCAGTATACCCTGCAGGTCCTGCTCCAATTATTAAAACATCAATTATTTCCTTAGATTCTGACATACTAGTAGGTGATTTTTAGAATTATTTAATTCTATGATTCTAATAAATCTACAAATATGCAATCTTTGAGAGGTGTTTTGCATTCTTTACCATATCATCAAACTCTTCTTCACTGATAATGCCCAACTTTGAATAAACACTCTTGAATTTTCTACCATCATCAGCAAAAATTCCAACCACACATGACCCACTAGGGATATCATATTTTTCCATACAAGCATACACTGCAGCTGATGATGGGCTAATTAGCAGACCATCTTTCTCATACACTTTGCGTACTTGGGAAAATGCTTCATCATTTGTGATTAATTCCCAATCATCTACTACTGATTCACGTTTTAAAAACAGTTCTGGTTTTGCAGATTCTTCAAAATTTCTCCACCCTTGTATCAAATGATTCTTTTGTGGTTGACAGCCAATTATTTTTATATCTGAATTCTTTTCCTTCAAAAATTGCCCGTTTCCAGTTATGGTGCCACCTGTTCCAACCCCTGTGAAAAAATGTGTGATCTTTCCATCTGTCTGTTTCCAAAGTTCCGGCCCTGTGCCCTTGTAATGTCCCATAAAATTAGCCTCGTTTGCATATTGATTTGGAGAATAATACGTGTCTGGACGTGATGATGCAATTGATGTTGCCAGTGCTATGCTCTGATCTGTTCCTGTACCTACTTTGGGACATAAATCATCACTTGTTTCATACACTTTTGCACCTAAATTGCGAATAATCTCTTTGGTCTCTTCACTTGCTTTTTCTGGAATGACAATTTCTGTTTGAAATTTTAATATCTTTGCAATACCTGCTAATGCAATTCCAGTATTACCAGATGTTGGTTCAACTATTATGCTATGATTTGGTTTTAAAATTCCACGTTCTTGTCCATCCTTTATCATCCAGTATGCTGCCCTATCTTTTACCGATCCAAAGGGGTTGTGCCCTTCCAACTTTGCATAATAATTTGAATCTCTGGATAAAGAATCTAATTTTACCAGAGGATTATTTCCAATCTGTTTTAAAATATCTAAATCTGCAGTCACTACTGCCTCACTTTACCTTTTTAATTATAAATTCCAACACATTTCCATCTTTTTTCATTTCTACCATTTCGTGTCCTGTTTTATTTACCCATCTTGATATGTCGTCTTCTGCAGCTGGATCATCTGCTTTTACAATTAGCGTTTGTCCTATTTGCATTCGTTCTATCTCTATTTTTGTTCTAAATACGGGTTCGGGGCAAAATAATCCCACTGCATCTAATTGTTTAGTTTCTAAATCTGACATGTGAGTATTTTATCTATATTGTATTAATATCTATTTGATTTTAGGCTACACTAAATAACGATATATTGTTTATAGCACACAAATAAATCAAGTCTACTCATTTAATTTACACACTAGATTTTACAATTTCTAACAATTATTTTACAGTTCACTAGTCATTTATCTGAGTTGTGAACCCTCTAATTATTCTCTGATGGGTGGGATTTTTAATCCACAAGTCACAATATTGGTAACTGTCTTTTGAGCAAAACGTCATCTCCAGATTATGATATCAGAGTGAATCATATATCATTAAGACACAGACAACACGGTTAGATTAAACACTTATTAAAATAATTACTCACGACTGAGAAAAAGTTGATACGTTACTGTAGTCGTTTTTTATCTAAATATATTGTGAATGATTTATGTGCAATACTAAATTAATTACAAATAACTATGAAAACAAGTTCTGATTTGCCTTGCGTAACAAAGATTTAGCTTTGCCCTCTTCATACTTGATATCATATCCTCTGATTATGACCATGGGGCATTTGGAATTTTTCCCCATTACTAATTCTGCAGCTCCGCACAATTCATCACCTATGGCAATCTCTGTTACCCGTAACACTCTTTCCATGCCGTCAGTTTTCCCAGAGTAATCTAACAGTGGTTTAATACCTGCGACTCCTATTGCACAATCTGTTTGACCAATACGTAATGGTCTACCAAAGGTATCGGAAATAAGAACTGGTATGTGCATATCTAATTCATCACGTAATTGTTCATGTATTCTTTTGGCGGATTTGTCTGGATTTATGGGTAACAGTGTGGCAAACCCCTCTTGTACGTTACTCTCATCAACTCCTGCATTTGCACATATTGGTCCTTGATTTGTTTCTACAATCAATATGCCATCACGCATCTTTACTATTCTTTTTGACTCTAATAGTATCAGTTCTACAATACTTGGATTTTTTTCATAAGCATTTGCAATTCCTAATGCTAATTCTGAGGGAATTATTGTCGATAAATTTATCACTCTGCCCTCTTGTTTAGATATTATTTTTTGTGCGATTACTAAAATATCTCCACTCTCAATTCCAACTTTGGACTCCATCATGAATCCAACAATATCGTCATTTTCAGAAATATCTGATTTTTTAATATGTATTGGTATAACTCTTAGAACCATGATTTATTCATTATGTGTAATTATATTATTTTATTGATCATTTAGATATCTCATTTCACAAATTTTCTGTTTAACCAAGATTTAGGTTATAATGTTTATTGATTATTGGTAAAATCCTAGCAAGATCTGTTTCATTTATTTCATAATTTGCTTTGTTTTGTATTATTTCTTGAGCTCTAAATGCAATACTCAGTCCGCACAAATCAAACAATTTAATATCATTTGCACCATCTGCGATTACCACAATATCTTCTTTCTTTACATTCCATTTTCCAATTTTACTTCTAACTGATTTTGCTTTATCTGCGCCTACAGTTATTTCTACATCATCTAATGAATTATCTTTGAATAATAATTTGTTAGAATAGACATGATCTAATCCTAATATCTTCTCTAGTCGATCTGTCATGATTGTAAAACCACCTGATACTGCCATGATCTTCCAACCTGCATCTTTTAGTACTTTGCATACTTGTGCAGCTCCCTTCATTATTGGAAGTGAATCGGCAACCTCTACACATGTATTGTATTTTATTCCTCTTAGAGCATTTACCCGTGTACGTAGACCTTCTTCCCAATCAATCTCTCCTCGTATTCCCTTGTTTGTTATATCCCAAATCTCGTCTTGCTTGCCTACCTTTTCAGCAAGTAGTGGCAGATACTCTGCATCGTACAACACTCCTTCG
This window contains:
- a CDS encoding DNA topoisomerase IV subunit A, whose translation is MTLKKRLNKKTKKSLQNQHTDLLKMLHDQGKIIYDALNENKFPSFSIPSKSTRNIIYDPELRQYILGNTASLRSSKNTSQVRSFTQLVWLAFFANRLTQEKKSSTLRDVYYSSQAFAVDFENQAESDNIIVDLEAVLSKPRETFHVFPEERSSIFGDLDIEYTVPGYEGKKMNLSNHPDGYAIGPSLTTSEFVDSSADIVIAVEKGGLFTRFIEEQVDKKFKAIIVDTGGQAARSTRTLLKRLHDELSLPVIILTDGDVYGEHIAMVIKSGSANAAHLRELTVPDAKWVGVWATDIEKFKLPTIPMTDSDIKRCRDLKKDPRYQKGIWKKELDVFLKLKRKAELEAFSKYGLTNITDKYLPHKIEISKTL
- a CDS encoding sulfide-dependent adenosine diphosphate thiazole synthase produces the protein MQSVESVQKSKKIFAPVSEAAITRAIADEFHSVLVDRAESDIIIIGAGPAGLTAGKDLSNMGFRVLIIEQNNYLGGGYWLGGYMMNPVTVRDPAQKIWDELGIPYKKVSEGLYLTPGPHAVSKLIAGACDAGVKFLNLTKFDDLILKHGRVAGVVVNWMPVSALPRNITCVDPISLESKMVIDASGHDSVAVKRLVDRKLVEWKGMNPMYVDEGEEHVVEKTGEIYPGLVISGMSVTETHGLARMGPTFGSMLFSGKRAAEITAEKIKEFDLGKPYA
- a CDS encoding sulfurtransferase TusA family protein, producing the protein MSDLETKQLDAVGLFCPEPVFRTKIEIERMQIGQTLIVKADDPAAEDDISRWVNKTGHEMVEMKKDGNVLEFIIKKVK
- a CDS encoding DUF6775 family putative metallopeptidase → MPNISELFLYDEPNIPELNLPHLSQFINDIFKIKPIIRDSIINYLDSDDQNEITRQQITNLYRPLSEQSTSTKDDTLPIFYDGFAIQQLLGNILLTNNDIFHLIFTNLLVGTYDYTDYRYHARAVICSNPSVISTTGIVMAPARPREYYMEKQSSSDSSSLNNLEAKYKDSCIQYHDARLSTIVCGYAAQSIFYYITGESFCSDLDCILHNAHWQKDLIYTQLECGKLCVKHNSILKMSVN
- the trxB gene encoding thioredoxin-disulfide reductase, whose amino-acid sequence is MSESKEIIDVLIIGAGPAGYTAGIYTSRARRSTVIISGILPGGQLVNTTEVENYPGFENGILGPMLMEEMKKQVERVGAKIIYDEVVRVDLKNKPFKIFCASKEYQAKVVIICTGASPRKINVEGEEEFSGKGVSYCATCDGPFFKGLELAVVGGGDSAMEEATFLTKFASTVHIIHRRDKLRASKVMQERAINDPKIKFHWNRSVSKITGDGKVNNIYLKDLITKQESKLEVGGVFVAIGHDPNSSVFKDHISCDDNGYIICDGTRTNISGVFAAGDVHDHSYRQAVTAAGFGCMAGIDADKYLAEN
- the serB gene encoding phosphoserine phosphatase SerB; its protein translation is MLAIFDIEGVLYDAEYLPLLAEKVGKQDEIWDITNKGIRGEIDWEEGLRTRVNALRGIKYNTCVEVADSLPIMKGAAQVCKVLKDAGWKIMAVSGGFTIMTDRLEKILGLDHVYSNKLLFKDNSLDDVEITVGADKAKSVRSKIGKWNVKKEDIVVIADGANDIKLFDLCGLSIAFRAQEIIQNKANYEINETDLARILPIINKHYNLNLG
- the cofE gene encoding coenzyme F420-0:L-glutamate ligase; this translates as MVLRVIPIHIKKSDISENDDIVGFMMESKVGIESGDILVIAQKIISKQEGRVINLSTIIPSELALGIANAYEKNPSIVELILLESKRIVKMRDGILIVETNQGPICANAGVDESNVQEGFATLLPINPDKSAKRIHEQLRDELDMHIPVLISDTFGRPLRIGQTDCAIGVAGIKPLLDYSGKTDGMERVLRVTEIAIGDELCGAAELVMGKNSKCPMVIIRGYDIKYEEGKAKSLLRKANQNLFS
- a CDS encoding cysteine synthase family protein codes for the protein MTADLDILKQIGNNPLVKLDSLSRDSNYYAKLEGHNPFGSVKDRAAYWMIKDGQERGILKPNHSIIVEPTSGNTGIALAGIAKILKFQTEIVIPEKASEETKEIIRNLGAKVYETSDDLCPKVGTGTDQSIALATSIASSRPDTYYSPNQYANEANFMGHYKGTGPELWKQTDGKITHFFTGVGTGGTITGNGQFLKEKNSDIKIIGCQPQKNHLIQGWRNFEESAKPELFLKRESVVDDWELITNDEAFSQVRKVYEKDGLLISPSSAAVYACMEKYDIPSGSCVVGIFADDGRKFKSVYSKLGIISEEEFDDMVKNAKHLSKIAYL
- a CDS encoding Hsp20/alpha crystallin family protein; translated protein: MSNYENTYSDEKSLNFIVPIAMIILLGIVYIMTQRSGIGFVSFFLIGATAITIFYWNRTVKKMILSKKAKYKKTNQETKSWVYDLIKSEDGIVFVAEIPGPEDKIMVRLIEGVLYIRGSGNFSKELTIENAKQMEIGDFKYRNGVLTLRIKTMKS